Sequence from the Panicum virgatum strain AP13 chromosome 5N, P.virgatum_v5, whole genome shotgun sequence genome:
AATGACCTTGTTTATATACCTGATGCTGATTATTGATAACTTTGTGCAAAATTGTCAGGGCAACCTAGGAGGCATCTCCTCCAGAGTGGTTGGAGCGTGTTTGTTAGTTCTAAAAGGCTTGTTGCTGGCGACGCCTTCATTTTCCTCAGGTCTGTTGTTGTTTCCTGCCCATCCGGCATGATAGCAATTCTCCAATCCAGTGCTAACTTTCTGTTGTGCCCTCTGCAGAGGAGAAAATGGTGAACTTCGAGTTGGTGTTAGGCGGGCTATGAGGCAGTTGTGTAACGTACCTTCTTCAGTCATATCTAGCCAAAGCATGCACCTCGGAGTCCTTGCAACTGCATGGCATGCCATCAACACTAAATCCATGTTCACTGTGTACTACAAACCTAGGTATGCTGAGATGTCTGCGACAAAATGATTACATTTCTGAGGCAAATATAGTGATCTGTCTTAGTTATCTTGCATGAAATTGCGACCTGCAATTTGTTCTAACTAAAGATAGTGAACCCTGTGTCTGATCTCTAAATGTCAATGTTAGGACGAGCCCCTCAGAGTTCATCATACCATATGATCAGTATATGGAGTCATTAAAGAACAACTATTCTATTGGGATGAGATTCAGGATGCGGTTTGAAGGGGAAGAGGCCCCAGAGCAGAGGTAATTGCCTTATTGGCCTTCTGTACGTATGTAGTTTCTTGTCATCTGGTCTCCACACTGTCCATGGTTGTTATTTGCAGTTATTCAAAGTAACTATTTGTGATATATCATTATCGTGTCTTGTAGGTTTACTGGTACTATAGTTGGGTGCGAAAATCTTGACCCGTTATGGCCCGATTCCAGTTGGAGATACTTGAAGGTAACTTCTTATTTAATTTTCACTATCGCCATTGTGATcttaactcttgtgcttatggtggatagattttatttgtttttaggtGCGTTGGGATGAACCTTCAACTATCCCACGTCCTGATAGGGTCTCTCCGTGGAAGATAGAGCCTGCTTCATCACCTCCTGTTAATCCCCTTCCACTTTCTTCTAGAGTCAAGAGACCTAGACAAGCTCCCCCACCTTCACCTGAATCATCAGTTCTTACAAAAGAAGGCAAGTCTTAGATCATTGTAGTATCAAGAGTAAGGGTGATGAAAATATAAGTGTGCTAATGATTTTTAATCATCTGTCAATTTGCAGGTGCAACTAAGATTGATATCAGCTCTGCTCAAACACAACATCAAAACTCGGTCTTGCGAGGTCAAGAGCAGATGACCTTGAGGAACAACATGACTGAAAGTACCGACTCTGATGCCACTGTTCAGAAGCCAATGGTGTGGTCGCCATCACCCAATGGGAAAACCCACACTAGTTTTCAGCAGAGACCTTCCATGGATAATTGGATGCCGTTGGGAAGGCGTGAAAATGACTTCAAGGACACCCGTTCTGCCTTCAAGGATGCCCGTACTTCCTCTCAATCATATGGAGATACCCAGGGGTTCTTTATGCCGACTTTTGATgagaatcatcaccatcttTCTTTCAACAATCAGTTTCAAGACCAAGGCTCAGCTCATCACTTTGCAGACCCATACTTCTATATGCCTCAACAACCTTCTCTGACTGTTGAATCAAGCACAAGGACGCAAAGTGCAAGCAACGAGTTGCGTTTCTGGAGCGACCAGAATACAGTTTATGGTAATACAAATGATCAACAGAAGGGtttcacatttgcacaaaaCCCATCAAGTTGGTTAAATCAGCCATTCCCCCATGCTGAACAGCCACGAGTGGTCAGACCTCATGCAACAGTTGCTGCATTTGATCTAGAGAAGACAAGAGAAGGCAGCGGGTTTAAGATTTTTGGGTTCAAAGTTGATACCGCCAGTGCCTCTCCAATTCAGTTGAGCTCTCCGATGTCTGCAATGCGGGAGCATGTGGTACAAACTCAACCATCAGCATCAGTGAATGAATTGCAACATGTGCAAACTGAGTGCTTACCTGAGGGGTCGGTAAGCACAGCTGGAACAGCAACAGAGAACGAGAAAAGCAATCAGCAAGCTCCACAAAGTTCAAAAGATATTCAGAGCAAGTCCCAGGGTGCTTCAACAAGGAGTTGTACAAAGGTACGGTCTTTTTAccagttaatggccatgcacttGTCTACTGATGTTATTCAGTCCTTGCAAATGATTAGGAATGCACTATCAGTTAATGGtgagaaatttcagaatttgtgTTCCAATTCGTGAGCCTTTTAGAATTTGATACTCATGTCACAGTGACACGTGGGGTCAATCTTAGTCATTGACATGTGGGTCAGGGTGTCAAATTCTGAAATGCTTACGAATTCGGATCCCAAATTCTGAGATTTCTGGTTACTGCCCCATTCAGTTATTGATTCAATGGTTTTGTGGTATCTTCAGTGCTGATCGTTATTGTTTGGGAAACAAAGAGATTAAGCTTGATATGCTTGATGATAGATCCTTTCCTGTGTGCATGTttttattttcttgttcattcATGTTTTCAATGATCAAATAATGGATTATGGTCCCATGTAGAATTCCTTGTTTTTACTGCCATGGTTTTACAGATTGTAATATTGCGTAACTGTGCAAAAAACATTTTTCTGGAGGTCTGTCCTCTTCAATTTATACTCTATTTCAATTGTCTCCAGGTTCATAAGCAAGGAGTTGCACTTGGCAGATCCGTGGACCTCTCTAAGTTCAGTGACTATGATGAGCTCAAAGCAGAACTAGACAAAATGTTTGAATTTGAGGGTGAATTGGTATCTGCTAACAAGAATTGGCAGATTGTCTATACTGACAATGAGGGCGATATGATGCTTGTGGGAGATGACCCGTGGGAGTAAGTCTTTATCTTAGTGCTTGCTTGGTATGCATATGAGCTTATGTTCCAATATTGATATGGTTCATTGTTTTATTGAACAGAGAATTCTGCAGCATAGTGCGCAAGATCTACATTTACACAAAAGAGGAGGTCCAGAAGATGAACTCGAAATCATCTGCCCTGAGAAAGGAAGAACCTCTAGCATCTGGTGAAGTATGTGCGGCCACAAATGAGTAGGACTTGTAGACCTGCGGCAAGCAGTTTAGATAACTAGGTAAGTCCGCCAAGTTGGTCTTTAATATTTTGTGCTCTCTGATTTATGGCAAATGGtttttaaaataattattaAAGAAACATATAtaagaaaagaaagatggcaTGTTATTTGTTAGCAAAGCCAATTTTTTAGGCATGATAGATTTATTATAATATCTATGAATGCATTGTTATAGTCATTGTTTAGTAACCGAAGCTCTTCACCTGGTGCCCTTGCAGCAACTTGATTCTTGATTCTGAATGCACGGTCACCTGATACCTGTTATCTTGCCATGATAAGCTTGCACCGAAAGGGACTCATCTCTCAGTTGTTGCTTTTGTCGTGTGTAGGTCGTGTGAAGGAAGGTGACGATGCATGAAGAGGATCTTGCATTGTGCTGGGGTACCTGGCCAAGTAACACCTCAAATCTTTTGCGTCTGTTGCAACCCATCCCATCCGTTCGGGTTTAGTAGGGAGTGTAGACCTGTCGATTTACTCCCCCGCGGTTTGCTCTTGGCAGAATGTTTAAGCGCCAAGGTTATTATTTCGTTATTGCTGATCTGCTCTCCCCCCTTTGGATGTAAATATTTGTCGACCCAGTCCAGTAGTAGCAAGCGGTAGCAAGTACCTTGTATTAACCAGCTATTTGCGGCTTTTAATCCCTGTAAGTTAGCTCTGTAGCGTGAGATAAATGGCAAACACTGGTATATGTATGTCTGATCTTCTCACTGAATGTATTATAAGAGTTATAGAGACCTCCACTTGCTGCTGCTCCGATGCTTGGTGTTTGAGTCCATGTCGTTCACGAGCCTTGTGATGACGACGGCGGCCTAAAGCCGCGCCCTCCACTGTAACGTGGCATGCATGATTGGGGGATGGGGGAGTGCCGGTGGGGGAGGCAATTGTCTGGCGGGGCCCTTGGCCTCCCTTGTCTCCTTGCctggtgatgcaatgcaattgcGCGGAGCAAGGCAAGTCGAGGT
This genomic interval carries:
- the LOC120676864 gene encoding auxin response factor 4-like yields the protein MPPAAMAPPPPPQAPSNSGDPLYPELWRACAGPLVTVPRPGDLVFYFPQGHIEQVEASMNQVAGNQMRLYDLPSKLLCRVLNVELKAETETDEVYAQIMLMPEPEQNEVPSEKASSGAAATPRPAVRSFCKTLTASDTSTHGGFSVLRRHADECLPPLDMTQSPPTQELVAKDLHGMEWRFRHIFRGQPRRHLLQSGWSVFVSSKRLVAGDAFIFLRGENGELRVGVRRAMRQLCNVPSSVISSQSMHLGVLATAWHAINTKSMFTVYYKPRTSPSEFIIPYDQYMESLKNNYSIGMRFRMRFEGEEAPEQRFTGTIVGCENLDPLWPDSSWRYLKVRWDEPSTIPRPDRVSPWKIEPASSPPVNPLPLSSRVKRPRQAPPPSPESSVLTKEGATKIDISSAQTQHQNSVLRGQEQMTLRNNMTESTDSDATVQKPMVWSPSPNGKTHTSFQQRPSMDNWMPLGRRENDFKDTRSAFKDARTSSQSYGDTQGFFMPTFDENHHHLSFNNQFQDQGSAHHFADPYFYMPQQPSLTVESSTRTQSASNELRFWSDQNTVYGNTNDQQKGFTFAQNPSSWLNQPFPHAEQPRVVRPHATVAAFDLEKTREGSGFKIFGFKVDTASASPIQLSSPMSAMREHVVQTQPSASVNELQHVQTECLPEGSVSTAGTATENEKSNQQAPQSSKDIQSKSQGASTRSCTKVHKQGVALGRSVDLSKFSDYDELKAELDKMFEFEGELVSANKNWQIVYTDNEGDMMLVGDDPWEEFCSIVRKIYIYTKEEVQKMNSKSSALRKEEPLASGEVCAATNE